The following coding sequences lie in one Polynucleobacter asymbioticus genomic window:
- the ssb gene encoding single-stranded DNA-binding protein, whose translation MASVNKVIIVGNVGRDPETRYMPSGDAVTNISVATSDRYKDKQSGEMKETTEWHRVAFFGKLAEIAGQYLKKGSQVYVEGRLRTRKWTDASGQEKYSTEIVAETMQMLGGKPVGGGGDGGESYSRSKPAEQSAPASSNAASLGAMDDDIPF comes from the coding sequence ATGGCTTCGGTAAATAAGGTCATCATCGTAGGTAACGTAGGACGCGATCCAGAAACACGTTACATGCCAAGCGGCGACGCCGTTACAAACATTTCAGTAGCGACATCAGATCGTTACAAAGATAAGCAGTCTGGCGAAATGAAAGAAACCACAGAATGGCACCGTGTTGCATTCTTTGGAAAACTCGCAGAGATCGCCGGCCAATATCTCAAAAAGGGTTCACAGGTTTATGTAGAAGGCCGTTTACGCACACGTAAATGGACTGATGCGAGTGGTCAGGAAAAGTATTCCACTGAGATCGTTGCAGAAACAATGCAAATGCTTGGTGGCAAGCCAGTAGGTGGCGGCGGTGATGGTGGTGAAAGTTATAGCCGTTCAAAGCCGGCTGAGCAGTCTGCACCAGCATCATCAA